GCTCTCGCGCGCCCCGGACCTTCTGGCATCCGCCGCTCTTGTCGACCCGCTGACCGACCGCGAGCGCGAATGCCTGTTCTGGGTGTCGGAAGGCAAGACGACGGATGATATCGCCATCATCCTCGGCGTCTCGGCCAACACGGCCAACAGCTATATCGCCAACGCCATCCAGAAGCTCGGTTCCAGCAATCGCGCGATGGCGATGGCGACGGCGATACGCAGCGGGGTGATCTGACATGGTGGCGGTGTCACGCAGCATTCGCGACGGCGACGAATCCAGCAGGGGCATATCCATCGCCGACCTGCTCGGGGCCTGCCACGCGATAGCCCGCGCCATGCGGGCCGACGGCTTCGCGATCTTCTCCATCGGCGCGGCGCGCGAGCGGGCCCGCCTGACGCCTTTGATCGATTCGGAGCATCCCGCCGTTTCGTCGGCGAGCACGATCCTGTCGTCCAGTTTCGGCGACGAATTCGTGAAGCGAGCCGTCACCTCGACGCTGCCGAGCTGGTGGTCGGGCGAACGCGAGAGCGCGTCGATCCGGACGTTTCAGGCTCTCGCCGACGCCGGCTCGACGGCGCTGGGCCTGCCGGACATGCCGGGAATCGCCTTTCCCGTCTACGCGGAGGGCGGAACGGCCGGGCTGATCGCGTTCACGGGAACGGAAATCACCATGTCCGATCCGTTGATGCACGAACTGCATGCGCGCTGCTTCGCCCTGTTCGAGGACGCCTTGCGGCTCGGACTCGATCAGACGACACGCCTGCCCGCCGTCAGCCAGCGCGAGCGCGATTGCCTGCGGCTTACGGCGAACGGCTACACCAGCGAGGAAATCGCCGTCGTGCTGGCGCTTTCGGTCCACACCACCAACCAGTACCTGACCAGGGTCACCATGAAGCTGAACGCGGTGAACCGCATGCACGCGGTCGCCAAGGCCCTGCGTCTGGGGCTGATCGAATAGGCGTCAGAACGCTTCGAGCAGCGGCTGCGTCTTGCGGATTCTCGCCGAGGATATGGCGTTGCGCAGGAAGGCCGTATTCTTCTCGGGACACGGATCGGGTGCGTCGAACGACACGTAGTTCACCTCGACCCCGGCGCGCCGGTCCATGAGGTGAAGCGTGAAATAAATGGTGGCGCCGCGCGGCCTGAGCTCGAGGTCGAGCAGGATCTTAGGGGCTTCGTCCCAATTGACGATGGCCTCTCCGCCCGGTCCGAGGCGCAGCGTCCCCGGCATGAAGAACAGTTCCGCCGCCGAATCCACGATGTCGGAAATGCAGGCGAACTGCTCCAGCCGCATGAAGGCGATATAGTCGGCGACATCGACCAGCCTGAGCTCGCGCACCACATCCTGAATCGCTTCTGAGACGATCAGCTCGCGCGCCTCGGAATGAGATTGACGGATCATTGCATCTCCCTGCGTTGCGGCGCCTTGGTCTTCTTGGCGTAGACAATACGGACCAGTTCCGCGACAGCCTGATAGAACTGAGATGGAATCACGCTATCAACCGAAACTTGTTTGTACATGGAGCGCGCGAGCGCGACGTCCTCGAATACCGGAATCCCGTGCTCCGCCGCGATCTCGCGGATCTTCAGCGCGACCAGATCCTGCCCCTTGGCGACGACGATCGGCGCTGAATCCTCGTCGCGCACATATTTGAGCGCGATCGAGTAGTGGGTCGGGTTGGCGATGATCAGCGTCGCCTTCGGCACCGCGGTCATCATGCGCCGCCGCGCACGGTCGCGGGCGAGTGACCGGAGCCGCGCCTTGACGATCGGATCGCCTTCGACCTGCTTGTGCTCGTCCTTGATCTCCTGGCGCGTCATGCGCAGTTCCTGCCGCCAGTGGAAGCGCGACCAGAGAAGGTCGGCGACCGCGATCGCGGCCATGACCAGCGTGATCGAGACCAGTATGTTGACGAGGAGGTCGCGGATCACCAGCCCGAACGTCGTCGGGTTGGTCAGCATGCCCGACATCACCTTCTCACGGGCCTCGTCCACCATGAAGGACAACACCGCGATGGCGAAAGCCAGCTTGCCGATCGATTTGGCGAATTCCACCCAGCCCGCGATGCCGAACAGCCGGTTCCAGCCCTGCGCGAGCGATATGCGCGACATTTGCGGCGTGATCCGCTCGCCGACGAATTGCGGCATGTTCTGCATGACCGAGGAGCCGACGCCGGCGACCATCAGAAGCACAATGAACACGCCGAGAACCTTCACGATCTCCATCAGTATGGCGCGATAGAGATTGACGACGTCGGCGGGCGTCGCCAGCGACCACATTTCCGGACGCTCGAGGAAATCGGCGAGGAAAGCGCCGGCTTCGGCGATGGCGCCGTTCGCGAAGAAAACCACATAGACGAGCGTCGCGACGAACGACATCAAGGTCGCGACTTCGCGCGAGCTCGGAACCTTGCCGCGCTCGATCGTGTCACGGATTTTCTTTTCCGTGGGTTCTTCTGTCTTGCTTTCCTTGTCTGCCGCCTCGGACATCGCCGGCCTCTCCGTTCAGATCAGGCAGCGGCCTGCTCGGCGGTCGGCAGCTCGATCGTCCCCTCGCCGGCAAGCCGTATGGCGGTCGAGGCGATGGTGCGGCGCGCGCGCAGGATGTCGACGGACTGGATACCGTCCGATCCCATCGCCAGTTCCGACTCGATCATACGACGCGAGCGGGCGCCGATGGAGGACAGGATTGCCTCCGTGAGCGCCGGCTCGGCGTTGCGCAGGGCCAATGTGACGAGTTCGGTCGACAGGCCGTCGAACAGCGCCACGCGGGACTTCTGCGTCAGGCGCTCGACATCCTCGAAGGCGAACAGTTTTGCCCGGATCGCCTCGAGGTTCGCGGCGCCGGAGGCGGCGAGATCCTGCATCACCTCGTCGAGCTGGGTCTTGTCCAGCTCGTTGAGCAGATTGGCCACGCGCGCCTGACCGGCGCCGTTGTCCTTCGGGGTGGTGTCGGAAAGCAACCGCGACCGGATCTGGCTTTCGACGATCTTCACCGCCGCCGGAGGCATGTTGGTGATCGCCATCATGCGCTTGATGATCTCGGTGCGCTGCGGCTTTTCCAGCTTCAGCAGGACTTCCGCGCCCGCCTGTCCGGGCAGGTTCGAGAGGATCAGCGCGGCCGTTTGCGGATGTTCCGGCCTGAGGAATGCGACCAGCCGTTCGGGGTCGAGCTTGGCGACCTCCGGCCAGACCGGAGGCGGCGCATCCGCCTGGGCGGCGGCCGGCGCCTTGCTCATGAGCGCGTTCATCTCCTCCGGCGTCAGCGTCTCGTTGAGGATGGTGTCCATCGCGTCGCCGGAATCGAGCAGGCCAGCGCCCTCGGTGAATTCCGCCTCGAACTCCGCGACGATCGTTTCCAGATCGTTCTGCGGAATGGTCGAAAGCGCCCGCGCCGCCTCGATCAGCGACTTGAGTTCCTCCTGCTTGAAGAATTTGAGCAGACGGCTGGCCGACGGTTTGCCCATGGCCACGAGGATCGCCGCAGCCTTCTGCGGTCTGGTCAGCGCCGCGACGCCTGCCGTGCCGGCCTCCTGCTTGACGGATGCGCGCGCTACCATGCTCAGGCCTTTCCGCCGGTCATGATTTCGGTGAGCCTGACGCCGAATCGCGACGGGTCGTTCTCCATGACGATGATCTCGCCGCGAGCGATCTTGCGGCCATTCACCATGACATCGATCGGCTCGCCGATGCGCCGGTCGAGTGCGACGGTCTCGCCCTTCTGCAAGGCCATCAGATCGGATACGGGCATCTCGGCGCGTCCGAGGACCACCTGAACGTCGACGGGAATGCTCATGATGATCCCGGAAGGAGCGGCCGGCGTTCCGGCCGATGCACCAATCGACGACGCTGACGATGACGCTGCGCCCGCCGCGGGACCGGCCGCCGGCTTGTCGCTCAGCACGCCGCGCAGTTCCTCGATCGCCTTGTTGAGCTGATCTTCCGACTCGTTCTGCACCATCGCGTTCGCCTGGGTCATCCCGAAAACTCCGTTTGCCGCGCGTCAGCGGCCATGGCCCGGCAGAAGGCCGTCCATGATGTCGTTGCTGGTTTCGAAAGGCTCGCGGATGCGAACCGAATAATTTTGTCCGACCCGGCCGAGCTCGCAGGTGAACAGCGTCCTGTCCCGCGCCGCCAGATGCACATTCGCCTGCGCCCCCGCGTCGATCGGCAGGACGTGCCCGACATCCAGAAGCGAGAGCGCGCCCAGGGTCATATGCGCTGCGGGCATCGTCGCCACCATCTCGACAGTGGCGCGCATCACTTCGCCGCCGAAGCGCGCCACCCAGGCGTCCCGCTCCGCGCTGTCCTCGGCCGCGGCCGGCAGGGCACGATTCTTGAGCAGAGCCCGCTGCGGGACGATGACGCCGAGTTCGCCCCGCGCGGCGCGGGTCGACAGGCCGAAGATGATCCTGACGGCCGGCGTGTCGCGAAGCAGAAGCCGCTTCAGCTCCACGCCGCACAGCGGCGCCGCCGGAGGCGACTTCATATCGAGCCCGCGCCCGTCCCGGCCACCGACTGCGGCGGCCGTCCGGGCGAAGACCGAAGCGGCCACGTCCAGTTCGATCGGTGAGGGATCGCGCTCCACCGCCCCGATCGGCGTATCGGCATCGGCCCCGAACATGAGGCTCACGATCAGGGCAATCGCAGCGCCGTCCAGGGTGAACATCACCGCATCGGCGGAAGATGAGAGCGACGCGACGCTCGCAGCAGAAAAGCTGTCGGGTTGCGGCCGCGCCTCGGCAAAGCGTGTGAGTTCCACCTCCTTGACCTCGATCTCCAACGCGACGCCGAGTTCGTCGGCAAGACCCTGCAGCAGCGTTGCGACGGCCCGATCGGCGACGGCCCGGGCAGCGCCGATGACCCGATCCGGCTCCCCGGTTTCGCCCACCAGCCGTTCGATGATGTAGTCCCGGGTCTCGGCGGGGCTCCCGACGCTCGCCATCTTCAGATCTCGCGCAGCCGGCTGCGGATCACGGATCAGGCCGCCTTCTTCATTTCGGCGGCGCCGGGATTCATCGTGCTCTGCTCGACCGCGTCGATCGACGGGCGCTCATAGGCGGAGATGGTCTTGCGCCCGAACTCGATGGCGACCTGCGGCAGCGCGCCGTTCATGTAGGCGAGCAGGGTCTGCTTGACGATGACATAGAGCCGGTTCTGCTTCTCGCGCACAACCTTGATCTTCGTCGCGATCGGCCCGACCACGCAGTAGGACATGAAGATGCCGAGGAAGGTGCCGACCAGCGCCGCGCCGATCAGGCCGCCGAGGATTTCCGGCGACTGGTCGAGCGCGCCCATCGCCTTCACGACGCCGAGCACGGCGGCCACGATGCCGATGGCCGGGAAGCCGTCGCCCATGGCGGTCAGCGCATGGTAGGCCTTCAGCTTGTCGCCCCGGATGGTCTGGATCTCCTCGTCCATCAGCGCCTCGATCTCGTGCGGACGGGCATTGCCGATGATGATGATGCGGCAGTAGTCGCAGATGAAGTTCGTCAGGTCCTTGTTCTTCAGCACCGTGGGGAAGGCCTGGAAGACGGAGGATTCCTGCGGATTGTCGATATGCGCTTCCACTTCCGAGCGCGACTTGGTGCGCAGCTCGCGCATCAGGCTGTGCAGGACGCCGAGAACCGCCAGATAGTCCTTCTCCTTCGGCACGGCCTGCTTGAAGGCCTCCATGCACCCCTTGCCGGTGTCCTTGACGATCTTCATCGGGTTGGCGACGAGGAAGGTTCCGAGCGCTGCGCCGCAGATGATCACCACTTCCCACGGCTGGACGAGCACTTCGATGTGGCCGCCCATGGCCATGAAGCCGCCGAGCACGCAACCCAAGGTCACGACCAGACCGATAATAATACCCACGGCTCAACCCTTCGACGTCAATTCAGGGTTAACCATAGCGGATCGTGCCTTGCGTGAGGCTTGAACGAAAATGCCGCCGGAGCGATTCAGCTTCGCGCAAGGAAGTCGGCGTATCTTGGCACGACCGACGTCCATGCGCGGGGGATGCGCTTGCTCAGTACATATACAAGCTATTCGCTGATTACCCGCGACCTCGAGAAGTCGCTGGACCGCACGGAGAAACAGCCGGCCGTGCAGCGCGAGGTGGAGTACTATCTCGCCAACATCGAGAACGTGAAGTCCATAGACGACCTCCTGAAGGACGACCGGCTGTTCAAGTTCGCCATGAAGGCGCACGGCCTTCAGGACATGGATTACGCCAAGGCCTTCATGAAGAAGGCCCTGAAGGAAGGCATCGACGATTCGGACAGTTTCGCCAACAAGCTCTCCGACAAGCGCTATGCCGAGTTCGTCGACACCTTCAATTTCGAACGTTACGGCGAGACGACGACGATCTTCACCAAGGCGCGGCAGGGCACCGTCGACAAGTATATCAGGCAGACGCTGGAGGAGGATGCCGGCGACCAGAACGAGGGCGTGCGTCTGGCGTTGTATTTCTCGCGCAAGGCTCCCGAACTGACGAATTACTATGAGGTGCTCGCCGACACGGCGCTCTCGGCCGTGGTGCGCACGGCCTTCGGCCTGCCTGATTCTTTCGCGACCGCCGACATCGACAAGCAGGTTGCATTCTTCGAATCCAAGATGGACATCGCCGATCTGCAGGACCCGAAGAAGCTCGAGAAGTTCATGACGCGCTTCACGAATATGTACGAGCTTTCCAACCCGAGCGCGAATTCGGCGACGTCGTTCGCGAGCGTATTGTTCGGCCAACCCGCCGAATACGGCATCTCTACGAACACGCTTTTCGCCATCCAGGCCTTGCGGCGATAGGTGTCGGCATGCAGGACTCGCTCTACGTCGCTCTTTCGTCTCAAGTCGCGCTCGAACGACGCCTGACCACGCTGGCCGACAATGTGGCAAACGCGGGGACCGTTGGCTTCCGGGCCACGGGCGTCAAGTTCGAGGACCTCGTCTCCGGCTCCGGCAGCGACAAGGTCTCTTTCGCGTCCACCGGAAACACCTTTCTTTCGGGCAATGCGGGCTCGCTGCGCCAGACCGGAAACCCGTTCGACTTTGCCGTGCAGGGCGATGCCTGGTTCGGCATCGATACGCCGGTCGGCACGGTGATGACGCGCGACGGGCGTTTCGAGATGAACGAGGAAGGCCAGTTGGTGACGCATCAGGGTCATCCCGTTCTCGACATAGGCGGCGCGCCGATCCAGCTCGATCCGCGCAACGGCCAGCCGGAAGTCGGCGCGGACGGCATGATCACGCAAAACGGCTTCCAGGTCGGCGCGATCGGCCTTTTCACCTTCCAGCCGGGCGAGGATTTCCAGCGCTACGGCAACTCCGGGATTATTCCGAAGGGAGAACCGGAGCCGCTGGTCGATCGCATGGATGCCGGCGTGGCGCAGGGCTTCGTAGAGGATTCCAACGTCAATCCGGTGCTGGAAATGACGCGCCTCATCGCCGTGCAGCGCGCCTTCGAGAACACGTCGGCGATGATCCGCGCCAATACGTCAAGCCTCGACCAGGCGATCCAGACGCTCGGATCGAAATAGCGCATGCTCGTCCCTGCTTCGGATACCCCCGGCGGACTTCGCGAGCCGCAGGCCGGCGCGGCGGACGATCCGCTGTCGCGGCTGGAACGCCTCTACGCCGCTTTTGCCGAACCCGGCTCGCTGGTCCGCCGCGGGGGCCGCATCGGCGACGTGAGCGCCACAGGCTACCGCGTGCGCGGCTTGTCTTCCGGCGCGCGTCTCGGCGACGTCGTCGAGCATCGCGGCAAAGGCGCGGCGAAACGCGGCGAGATCGTGCGCATCACCGCCGACGAGGTGACCGTCTCGCCATTCGAGCGCAGCGACGACGCCGGCATCGGCGATCCCGTCTTCAACATTGGTTCGTTCGTGCTGTCGCCGTCGGATTCCTGGCGCGGCCGGTCGATCGACGCGCTCGGCCGCGCCATCGACAGGGGCCTGCCCCTTATTGCCGGCCCTTCGGGCAACAGAGCCTCCACGCCCGGCGCGCTTTCGCGCGAGCGCGTCGGCATCGGCTTCGCCACCGGCGTGAAGGTCATCGACATCTTCACGCCCATCTGCTTCGGCCAGCGCATGGGCATCTTCGCCGGCTCGGGCGTCGGCAAGTCGACGCTGCTCGCCATGCTCGCCGCAGCCGAAGCCTTCGATACCGTGGTCGTCGCGCTGATCGGCGAGCGCGGCCGCGAGGTGCGCGAGTTCCTCGAGGACACGATCGGCAAGGCGATGGCCAAAACCGTGGCGGTGGTCGCCACCAGCGACGAAAGCCCGATGATGCGCAAGCGTGCGCCTGAAACCGCCATGCGCGTCGCCGAGCATTTCCGCGATCAGGGCCATAAGGTGCTGATCGTGCTTGATTCGATCACGCGTTACGCGCATGCGCTGCGCGAGGTGGCGACGGCGGTCGGAGAGGCGCCGGTGGCGCGCGGCTATCCGGCATCGGTGTTCACCGACCTGCCAAAACTTCTGGAGCGTGCCGGCCCCGGCGCCGTGGGTTCCGGCTCGATTACCGCCATCATCTCCGTGCTGATCGACGGCGACGACCACAACGACCCCGTCGCCGACTGCGTGCGCGGCATTCTGGACGGCCACATCGTGCTCGACCGCTCCATAGCGGAACAGGGCCGCTATCCGCCTGTCAATCCGCTGGCGTCGATCTCGCGACTGGCCTCGAAGGCGTGGAGCGAAGAGCAACGCATGCTCGTCACCCGCCTGAAAGCGATGATCTCGCGCTACGAGGACACGCGCGACATCCGCCTGCTGGGCGGCTACCAGCCCGGAGCCGATGCCGAACTCGATGCCGCCGTGCGACAGGTGCCGGTCATCTACGAAGCGCTAACGCAAACCCCGAAGGACAAGCCGTCCGCCGATGTCTTCGGGGATCTCGCCCGTCATCTGAAGGGCAAGGAGAAGATCAATGCCGCCCAGGCAAGCTGAAACGCCCGAATCCATCCTCCGCAGCCTGTTCGGCAAGCGTCTGGCGAAGGCAGGCCCCGAAGCAGAAGAGCGCCGCAGCCGGCGCAACGACATATTGATCGCCGGCGCAGGCGTCGCGCTCGGCCTCACCTGCGCGCTGTTTCCCTGGTACATATTCCTCAATCAGGAACAGTTCGGCCCGCCTGCCGTGAAGTTCGAAGGCACAGACGCCGAGGTTCTGGTCGACGACGCCACCGCGACGCCGGTCCTGCCGCGCGGCAATTCCGAGGTCAGGATCATCGGCATACCCAGCCTCGATCTCGACTACACCCCGACCGGCAGCCTGCCCCGTGTCTTCACGCCCGGCATCGAGCCGGCCGAACAGGCCTATCCGGACGACGCTTCGGCCTTCAAGGTGCTGCATGTCACCGCCGGCCGCGCCATGATCGAGGACGACACCGGCATCTGGGTGGTGGAGCCCGGCTCCAGGCTTCCGGACCGCAGCCGGGTCGAATCCATCGAGCGCCGCAAGGGCAAATGGGTGCTGGTGACGAGCGAGAAAAAGGTGCTCGCCGCCGGCGGCTGACCGGTCCCCTTACCCGCTGCAAGGTCCACGCAAGACTGGACGCATAGTCTCCGATCATCGCCCGGAGACCCGCATGGACGCCGTCAACCTCTTCGACCTGGCCTCGCAGCAGTCGCGCTGGCTGTCGGTGCGGCAGACGGCCGTTGCCGGCAACATCGCCAATGCCAACACGCCCGGCTATGGCGCGGTCGAGGTGGAGCCGTTCGAGAGCGTGCTGAACAATTCGCGCGTCGCATTGATCTCCACGAATCCGGGGCATCTTGCCGGAAACGTCTCCGCCAGCGGCTTCAAGGTCGAGCAGGAAGACACCGGCGGCGCGCTCATGCCGTCGAAGAACACCGTCGTGCTCGAAAACGAGTTGCTGAAGTCCGGCGAAATCCGCCGCGGTTTCGAACTCAACACCGCGATCGTGAAGGCGTTCCATCGCTTTGCGCTGATGACGATGAAGGGGTGATCGCAATGGATGCCCTCACAACCGCCCTCAAGGTGGGCGCTTCCGGCCTCGCGGCCCAGTCGGAACGGCTGCGCATCGTATCGGAAAACATCGCCAACGCGCAGTCGACCGGCAGCACGCCGGGCAGCGATCCGTACCGGCGCAAGACCATCATCTTCCAGGCCGAGCTCGACCGCGCCAGCGGCGGCGCGACCGTCGAGGTCGAATCCATTGCGCGCGATCCCGGCGTCTTCCCGATGGAGTTCCAGCCCGGCAACGAGGCGGCGGATGAGAACGGCTACGTCAAGATGCCGAACGTCAATCCGCTGATCGAGATGGCGGACATGAGCGAGGCCAATCGTTCGTATGAAGCGAACCTGCAGGTCATCAAGCAGGCGCGCGAACTCATCTCCATGACCATCGACCTGATGCGGAGCCAGTGATGATTTCGGGCGTCGGCCTTTTCGACCAGAAGCTCGGCACCGTCGGCGCCGGCCTTTCCGGAGGCATCGGCTCGTCCGGCCTCGCCGCCGACAATTCGCTCGGCACGTCGTTTTCCGATCTGGTGACCGCCGCCGCGACACGCACGGTCGACCGGCTGAGCAATGCCGAGGACATGGCCGTGAAGGCCATGCAGGGCGGCGCCGACACGCGCGAGGTGGTCGACGCCGTGATGACCGCCGAGCAATCGCTGCAGGCGGCCATCGCCATCCGCGACAAGATCGTGTCCGCCTATCTCGACATAAGCCGCATGGCGATCTGAGGGAGTTTGGGAGTTTAGTATGAGAGCACTCGCCATCGCCGCCACCGGCATGAATGCCCAGCAGACCAACCTGGAAGTCATCGCCAACAACATCGCCAACATCAACACGACCGGCTTCAAGCGAGCGCGCGCCGAATTCACCGATCTGCTCTACCAGACCGACCGCTCGCAGGGCGTTCCGAGCCGCGCCAGCAGCGGCGTGGTGCCGGAAGGCGTCAGCGTCGGCCTCGGCGTCAAGACGACCTCGATCCGCAACGTCAACGTGCAGGGCGCGCTCAACCAGACCGGCAACCAGTTCGATCTTGCGCTGATGGGCACCGGCTGGTTCCAGATCGAAGGCGCGGACGGCCAGACGCTCTACACCCGCGCCGGCGCCTTCAACACCAATGCCACCGGCCAGCTCGTCACGCCCGACGGCTATGCCGTGGTTCCGGCCATCACCGTACCGGCCGAAGCCGTCGCCATCACCGTCAACAAGACCGGTCAGGTCTACGCCCGCTTCCAGGACCAGAACGAGCTTCAGGAGATCGGTCAGCTCACCTTGGCGACCTTCGCCAACGAGGCCGGCCTCGATCCGCTCGGCGACAACCTGTTCAAGGAAACCGCGGCTTCCGGGCCTGGCAATGTCGGCATGCCGGGCGATCTCGGCTTCGCCACCATCCAGCAGGGCTATCTGGAGGACTCCAACGTCGATCCGGTGAAGGAAATCACCGAGCTCATTTCCGCCCAGCGGGCCTACGAGATGAACTCGAAGGTCATACAGGCGGCCGACGAGATGGCCGCTGTCGTCTCGAAGAACATCCGGTAGTGACGATGATCCGGCAGGTTTTCCGTATCATGGCGCTCGTCGCAGGCCTTGCCGTCGGCGTGGTCGGCCTCGCCGCGGCCGAAGACGTCGTGCTGGTGCCGAACCGTACCATCTATGTCGGCGAGACGGTCTCGCAGTCGGTGCTGCGCGAGGTCGTGCTCAAGCCCGGCAAACGCGTTCCGGACGGCGTCGCCTTCCGCTTCGAGGACCTCGACGGCAAGGTTGCGCGCCGAACGCTGCTGCCGGCCCGCTACATCCCCGTCAGCTCGCTGCGCGAGGCCTGGCTCGTCGAACAGGGCGCGCCGGTGCAGGTCCTGTTCGAGGCAGGATCGCTGAAGATCACGGTGACTGCAATGTGCCTCCAGTCGGGTTCGGCCGGCGACCTCGTCAAGGTCCGCAACATGGACAGCGGCAAGGTCTTCTCCGGCGTCGTGGCCAATGACGGCACGGTAAGGGTCGGCACCTGATGTTTCGCCGGCTGCTCGTCGCCATCAGCCTTGTCGCGGTGTCCCTGGCGCAGCCGGTGACCGCTGCCGACTATGGCGGGGGCCGCGGCGCGTCGCGCGACGATGGCGGCTATGCGGACGATGGCGCCTACTATGGCGGCTACGACAAGCGTGGCGGCCCCGCCCTCCCCGATCGCGGCGGCCTCGTCTCCCGCATCAAGGATATCGCCAGCCTGCAGAGCACCCGCGACAACCAGCTTGTCGGCTATGGTCTCGTCATCGGCCTGCAGGGCACAGGCGACAGCCTGCGCAACTCGCCCTTCACCGAACAGTCGATCCGCGCCATGCTGCAGAATCTCGGCATCGCGTCGGAGGGCGGCCGTGCGCGCGCGAAGAACGTCGCCGCCGTCATCGTGACCGCGAATTTTCCCGCTTTCATGTCGACCGGCGCGCGCATGGACGTGACGGTGTCCTCGATGGGCGACGCCACGTCGCTGGCCGGCGGCACGCTGATCATGACGCCGCTGAAGGCCGCCGACGGGGAAATCTACGCCGTCGCCCAAGGTCCC
The window above is part of the Rhizobiaceae bacterium genome. Proteins encoded here:
- the flgG gene encoding flagellar basal-body rod protein FlgG; its protein translation is MRALAIAATGMNAQQTNLEVIANNIANINTTGFKRARAEFTDLLYQTDRSQGVPSRASSGVVPEGVSVGLGVKTTSIRNVNVQGALNQTGNQFDLALMGTGWFQIEGADGQTLYTRAGAFNTNATGQLVTPDGYAVVPAITVPAEAVAITVNKTGQVYARFQDQNELQEIGQLTLATFANEAGLDPLGDNLFKETAASGPGNVGMPGDLGFATIQQGYLEDSNVDPVKEITELISAQRAYEMNSKVIQAADEMAAVVSKNIR
- the fliE gene encoding flagellar hook-basal body complex protein FliE, with protein sequence MISGVGLFDQKLGTVGAGLSGGIGSSGLAADNSLGTSFSDLVTAAATRTVDRLSNAEDMAVKAMQGGADTREVVDAVMTAEQSLQAAIAIRDKIVSAYLDISRMAI
- the flgC gene encoding flagellar basal body rod protein FlgC, which codes for MDALTTALKVGASGLAAQSERLRIVSENIANAQSTGSTPGSDPYRRKTIIFQAELDRASGGATVEVESIARDPGVFPMEFQPGNEAADENGYVKMPNVNPLIEMADMSEANRSYEANLQVIKQARELISMTIDLMRSQ
- the flgA gene encoding flagellar basal body P-ring formation protein FlgA, whose translation is MIRQVFRIMALVAGLAVGVVGLAAAEDVVLVPNRTIYVGETVSQSVLREVVLKPGKRVPDGVAFRFEDLDGKVARRTLLPARYIPVSSLREAWLVEQGAPVQVLFEAGSLKITVTAMCLQSGSAGDLVKVRNMDSGKVFSGVVANDGTVRVGT